The Toxotes jaculatrix isolate fToxJac2 chromosome 21, fToxJac2.pri, whole genome shotgun sequence genome includes a region encoding these proteins:
- the unc13d gene encoding protein unc-13 homolog D, producing the protein MGDKLLQAHDQEQGLARSRQFSPGHVRKLGLTRKLRDRRDFKEDENPEEKARRHKEMELKPLYKELLYTIAHKMGKPSSAEVFTDSQLHHYIKEAFGMTESEHSSLMEKAQSTEPPVYCLMATVKEAKGILGKDVSGFSDPYCMLTILEDEEENRTRLSRAKPSKAVVKDAVSGDKIYQTDIKKQTLNPIWNQTFILEFGDISGASFHLEMWDKDEEVSLSQKLEEIKTNFNSLRRMIKEAKKEKGTDDFLGNVVLKLQDLHCTEDNWYNLQPRTETYPDRGQCHLNLKFIHKARDGTLSAGRSAYINYCGILQQFVEAYISKQQSSAPWKGELCGEAQILLELYATQNDLSPFLQDLAKWVAYSKLYQSLEVDSSVLFQQLTSIEYHWHQQQLPYQQKQELGDSLHGFLQYGLCLVAKYRDIFPPTPTATPKLHTLLRILVQICKTQAFQKLNPAHFDLHDEVCDAIQTGTQEWFTIKKGLHQPMTKDLPEIVNALSRLIGEVQEDIKHNKDVWNRVFVSAVQVDVFTVVYHRFDSLLVKEVRETLSLMEGQMEQSLANSLFPVYQSLQNIHKDKAFLQKRGLLELTNFHEGFREALPYWLNEVFSKTQDRVEKAVQVDQLQPLQSGSVPVKHSSSAVDLVACIQPICHLWEQLSWPDPEEAFMLMVKLTEDVCKIVVNYCHILKERVRLLSENSDHGSAINMLCVVVNDLEYLRSVLTRLPTQLRWTGLRDRTQNVIGDSQFQNTLHSQLEQAQSTLSREIRSALDTLGKKLNTDIETHVRSMSTRRRIPSKSTEDAAAPLMRYLEQELQYMNENLVQENFNSLLTPLWNNSVMILHQVANQHPQQEGFMVFCQRLLYTLQCLEQCFHAEGNGLPLNTLHSDEYKSLKAHLTHNSLSSRELVQKFLDRKIKEQNVYSGEKYGAVTLLASYRRSDQKLRVEVLNAVNLLPMDSNGFSDPFVQLCLEPNHIFPEVEPRSTQIKNCDLNPLFDEAFEFMVSLDQCQASGACLVVTVLDHDTLRTDDFEGEAFLGLKAIPGVGGGREGDRLSSQPDSNPAQIRLPLMHPKPNEDSILRLLESRKGEREAQAFVKKRRQREKQSQEGIQQ; encoded by the exons ATGGGAGACAAACTACTGCAAGCACATGACCAG GAACAAGGCTTGGCAAGATCCAGACAG TTTTCACCCGGCCACGTACGTAAACTGGGGTTGACGAGGAAATTGCGAGACAGGAGG GATTTTAAGGAAGATGAGAACCCAGAGGAGAAAGCACGTAGACACAAGGAGATGGAG CTGAAGCCTCTGTATAAGGAGCTGTTGTACACCATCGCTCATAAGATGGGTAAACCGTCGTCAGCTGAGGTCTTCACAGATAGCCAGCTTCACCACTACATCAAGGAG GCTTTCGGTATGACAGAGTCAGAGCACAGCAGTCTGATGGAGaaagcacagagcacagag CCCCCAGTATACTGCCTGATGGCCACTGTAAAGGAAGCAAAGGGAATCCTGGGAAAAGATGTCAGTG GTTTCAGTGACCCATACTGCATGCTGACCATACTGGAGGACGAAGAAGAGAATCGGACACGCCTGTCCAGAGCCAAACCCAGTAAAGCGGTTGTAAAGGACGCTGTATCGGGTGACAAAATTTAccagacagacataaaaaagCAGACCCTGAACCCCATCTGGAACCAAACCTTCATACT AGAGTTTGGAGACATTTCTGGTGCCAGCTTCCACCTCGAGATGtg GGACAAGGACGAAGAGGTGTCACTCTCTCAGAAACTAGAGGAGATCAAAACCAATTTTAATAGTTTAAGAAG GATGATCAAGGAGGCCAAAAAGGAGAAAGGCACAGATGACTTTTTGGGAAACGTTGTCCTAAAACTACAG GACCTCCACTGCACTGAAGATAACTGGTACAACCTGCAGCCCAGAACAGAGACGTATCCCGATCGCGGCCAGTGTCACCTGAATCTCAAGTTCATTCAtaaagca agagacGGGACGCTGAGTGCTGGTCGTAGCGCTTACATCAACTACTGTGGGATTCTGCAACAGTTTGTCGAGGCTTACATCTCCAAGCAACAG AGCTCTGCCCCGTGGAAAGGGGAGTTGTGTGGCGAGGCTCAGATTCTGCTCGAGCTTTATGCTACTCAGAACGACCTCTCCCCTTTTCTTCAGGACCTGGC GAAGTGGGTGGCTTACAGTAAGCTGTATCAGAGCTTAGAGGTGGACTCGTCTGTGCTGTTCCAGCAGCTCACCAGTATAGAATATCACtggcaccagcagcagctgccctACCAGCAG AAACAGGAACTTGGGGACTCTCTTCATGGTTTTCTGCAGTACGGACTGTGTCTGGTGGCCAAGTACAGAGACATCTTTCCCCCGACTCCCACTGCTACTCCAAAACTACACACACTGCTCAG AATCTTGGTCCAGATCTGTAAGACTCAGgcatttcagaaactgaacCCAGCTCATTTTGACTTGCATGATGAGGTCTGCGATGCCATACAG ACAGGTACACAGGAGTGGTTCACCATCAAAAAGGGTTTGCATCAGCCAATGACTAAG GACCTGCCGGAGATTGTGAACGCCCTCTCCAGGTTGATTGGGGAGGTGCAGGAAGAcattaaacacaacaaagacgtCTGGAACAGGGTATTTGTCAG TGCTGTGCAAGTGGATGTGTTCACTGTCGTCTATCACAGGTTTGACTCCCTG CTGGTGAAAGAAGTGAGGGAAACCTTATCACTGATGGAGGGTCAGATGGAGCAGTCTCTAGCCAACAGCCTGTTCCCTGTTTACCAGAGCCTGCAGAACATCCACAAAGACAAGGCTTTCTTACAGAAAAG GGGATTGCTCGAGCTGACAAACTTTCACGAGGGCTTCAGAGAGGCTCTGCCTTACTGGCTCAACGAGGTGTTCAGCAAAACACAAGACCGGGTGGAGAAGGCTGTGCAGGTGGACCAG CTCCAGCCCCTGCAGTCTGGTTCAGTGCCAGTCAAACACAGTTCCTCAGCAGTGGACCTGGTGGCGTGTATCCAGCCCATCTGCCACCTGTGGGAGCAGCTGTCCTGGCCGGACCCCGAGGAAGCCTTTATGCTCATGGTCAAACTGACTGAG gatgTGTGTAAGATTGTGGTGAACTACTGTCACATCCTGAAGGAGAGGGTCAGGTTGCTGTCTGAGAACTCTGACCATGGCAGTGCCATAAATATG TTGTGTGTAGTAGTGAACGACCTGGAGTACCTAAGGTCTGTCCTGACCAGACTTCCTACGCAGCTGAGGTGGACAGGGCTTCGAGATCGGACCCAAAATGTCATTGGAGATAGCCAGTTCCAGAACACGCTGCACTCACAGCTTGAGCAAGCCCAGAGCACCCTCAGCCGAGAGATCCGCTCTGCTTTGGACACTCTTGGAAAAAAG CTGAATACCGACATTGAGACTCACGTTAGAAGCATGTCAACCAGGCGGCGGATTCCCTCCAAGTCCACAGAGGAT GCTGCAGCCCCTCTGATGCGCTACCTGGAGCAAGAGCTGCAGTATATGAATGAAAACCTGGTTCAAGAGAACTTCAACAG CCTCCTGACTCCTTTGTGGAATAACTCAGTGATGATCCTCCACCAGGTGGCTAATCAGCATCCACAACAAGAAGGGTTCATGGTGTTCTGCCAGAGACTGCTTTATACACTGCAG TGCTTAGAGCAGTGCTTCCATGCAGAGGGAAATGGCCTCCCTCTGAACACACTTCACTCCGATGAGTACAAG AGTCTCAAAGCTCACCTGACTCACAACTCTCTGAGCAGCCGGGAGCTTGTGCAGAAGTTCCTTGACAGGAAAATAAAGGAGCAG AACGTGTACAGTGGAGAGAAATACGGTGCAGTCACCCTCCTCGCATCCTACAGGAGATCGGACCAAAAACTTAGAGTTGAGGTGCTGAATGCAGTCAACCTCTTACCAATGGACTCTAATG GTTTTAGTGATCCATTTGTGCAGCTGTGTCTGGAGCCAAACCACATCTTTCCTGAGGTAGAACCTCGCAGCACTCAGATCAAAAACTGTGATCTCAACCCCCTTTTTGATGAGGCCTTTGAGTT TATGGTTTCCCTGGATCAGTGCCAGGCTTCAGGGGCTTGCCTGGTGGTGACCGTCCTGGACCACGACACCTTGAGGACAGACGACTTTGAAGGCGAGGCCTTCCTGGGACTCAAGGCCATACCAGGAGTTGgcggaggaagggaaggagacaGACTCAGCTCACAGCCAGACAGCAACCCTGCTCAGATACGCCTGCCTCTGATGCATCCTAAACCCAATG AGGACAGCATTCTGCGGCTACTGGAGTCCAGGAAAGGAGAACGGGAGGCCCAGGCCTTCGTGAAGAAGCGacgacagagagagaaacagtctcaGGAAGGGATTCAACAGTAG
- the wbp2 gene encoding WW domain-binding protein 2, whose amino-acid sequence MTLNQNHSESGGVIINNSESVLMNYDNVELVFCDADSLPEAFRKSKKGSIYLTPYRVIFLAKGRDALQSFMMPFYLMKGCEVKQPVLGANYIKGTVNAEPGGGWEGSATFKLVFAAGGAIEFGQYMLQVAAQASRGQPVTAGFGGCPYMANGAYAYPPPPANGMYPSGPPPGYSYPNPPPPGGFYPSPPAFDASAAYIPPPPYSAPLGQQPPHDPDLPSSAAAEAKAAEAAASASCATLPPTHVYLPQDKPPPYSPPEDKKNQ is encoded by the exons ATGACTCTGAACCAGAACCACTCGGAGTCCGGCGGAGTCATCATCAACAACAGTGAAAG TGTGTTGATGAACTATGATAATGTGGAGCTGGTTTTCTGTGACGCGGACAGTCTGCCTGAAGCCTTCAGAAAGAGTAAGAAGGGCAGCATCTACCTGACCCCATACAGG GTGATCTTTCTGGCTAAAGGCCGTGATGCACTGCAGTCCTTCATGATGCCCTTCTACCTGATGAAGGGCTGTGAGGTCAAGCAGCCTGTACTGGGAGCCAACTACATCAAGGGTACCGTCAACGCAGAGCCTGGAG GTGGCTGGGAGGGCAGTGCGACTTTCAAGCTTGTCTTTGCTGCTGGAGGAGCTATAGAGTTTGGCCAGTACATGCTGCAGGTTGCAGCTCAGG CATCCAGAGGCCAGCCAGTGACTGCTGGGTTTGGTGGATGTCCCTACATGGCCAACGGAGCCTACGCTTACCCTCCTCCCCCAGCTAATGGGATGTACCCGTCTGGACCTCCACCTGGCTACTCCTACCccaatcctcctcctccag GTGGGTTCTACCCCAGCCCTCCAGCGTTTGATGCCTCTGCGGCCTACATACCTCCCCCTCCATACTCTGCTCCTTTGGGCCAGCAGCCACCGCATGACCCGGACCTCCcctcctcagcagcag CGGAGGCCAAAGCAGCTGAGGCAGCAGCGAGTGCCAGCTGTGCCACGCTGCCTCCGACACATGTGTACCTGCCACAG GACAAGCCTCCTCCGTACTCCCCTCCAGAAGACAAGAAGAACCAGTAG
- the trim65 gene encoding tripartite motif-containing protein 65 has protein sequence MESQNSNLTCAICLERFRIPVTIPCGHTFCQRCITIHWDTKSKADIGPQCPICNEEFDTRPILKRNVSLSVLTEAANSSGPSCRESLMRGGEGTRAMLLCDRHKKPLVYYCRQDKMSVCCECGISECEAHEKVMLEAERENQELLLERKSKEVGKLIEETQKSINDLAENINQAKVTLQQTSAWVNVKFSTLMKILAEKQEASELFIAEQKEAAITEAEARLAELEEHSQKLRESQDQIAALHNLSDTELIKESMLIEVPRFKDIPTDVTPNLQDRLSGVTDVLSRVSKLVCEDLERAVSTTVGRDKDGSPQDKRPVLAVVPSPAAPCHPGGKEGLSAYRCSLTFDPRTANGHLFLSQENRRAEHLTSGPRLVPAHEARFDHTWQVLCFQGFTHGQHYWELEVSKPWAYLGVTYEAIPRKEKGKRCMVGMNELSWSLQLDEHQLSAWHNGRRETLSGHSHHSRIGMLLDYEAGTLTYYGDGQTRLHAFHCAFTQELFPACWIGEGVSITLCST, from the exons ATGGAGTCTCAGAATTCAAACCTTACCTGCGCCATATGCCTGGAGCGTTTCCGAATCCCTGTCACCATCCCCTGCGGGCACACCTTCTGTCAGAGGTGCATCACCATTCACTGGGACACCAAGAGCAAGGCTGACATCGGACCTCAGTGTCCCATCTGCAATGAGGAGTTTGACACCAGGCCCATCCTCAAGCGCAATGTGTCCCTGTCTGTTCTGACTGAGGCTGCAAACAGCAGCGGCCCATCCTGCAGAGAGTCGCTCATGAGGGGAGGTGAAGGGACGAGAGCCATGCTGCTGTGTGATCGCCATAAAAAGCCTCTGGTTTATTATTGCAGGCAGGAtaaaatgtctgtgtgctgcGAGTGTGGGATTTCAGAGTGCGAGGCCCACGAGAAGGTCATGTtggaggcagaaagagaaaatcaaGAG ctaCTGCTGGAAAGGAAGAGTAAAGAGGTGGGGAAACTCATCgaagagacacagaaaagtaTAAATGACTTGGCTGAGAATATCAATCAAGCTAAG GTGACTCTTCAGCAGACTTCAGCCTGGGTCAATGTCAAGTTCTCCACCCTGATGAAGATCCTGGCTGAGAAGCAGGAGGCCTCAGAGCTCTTTATTGCTGAGCAGAAAGAGGCGGCCATCACTGAGGCAGAGGCACGGCTAGCTGAACTCGAGGAGCACTCCCAGAAACTCAGAGAGAGCCAAGACCAGATAGCAGCTCTACATAACCTCTCTGATACAGAGCTCATCAAG GAATCAATGCTCATAGAGGTTCCGCGTTTCAAAGACATTCCCACAGACGTAACTCCTAACCTTCAAGATCGACTAAGCGGCGTCACAGATGTCCTGTCCCGGGTCTCCAAGCTGGTGTGTGAGGACCTGGAGAGAGCTGTGAGCACCACTGTGGGTCGGGACAAAGATG GTTCACCTCAGGATAAGAGGCCCGTCCTAGCTGTGGTTCCCAGTCCAGCTGCTCCGTGCCACCCTGGTGGGAAGGAGGGCCTCAGTGCTT ACCGATgctctctgacctttgacccccgTACGGCAAACGGGCACCTGTTTCTGTCCCAGGAGAACCGGAGGGCGGAGCACCTGACCTCTGGTCCGCGGCTCGTCCCAGCTCATGAAGCCCGCTTTGACCACACCTGGCAGGTGCTCTGCTTCCAGGGCTTCACCCACGGACAGCACTACTGGGAGCTGGAGGTGTCCAAGCCCTGGGCCTACCTCGGG GTAACCTACGAGGCCATCCCCAGGAAGGAGAAGGGCAAGAGGTGCATGGTGGGTATGAATGAACTGTCCTGGAGTCTGCAGCTGGACGAGCATCAGCTCAGCGCATGGCACAACGGCCGGCGGGAGACCCTGTCCGGCCACTCCCATCACAGTCGCATCGGCATGCTGCTGGACTACGAGGCGGGGACGCTCACCTACTACGGAGACGGGCAGACTAGGCTCCACGCCTTCCACTGTGCCTTCACCCAGGAGTTGTTCCCCGCCTGCTGGATAGGAGAAGGGGTCAGCATCACCCTCTGCTCCACATGA
- the mrpl38 gene encoding 39S ribosomal protein L38, mitochondrial isoform X1 — protein sequence MALRTICTTALRTGTDLGVNNARTFVTTAFLCKRTPPLGPMPNEGIDAKKLDSLEKYRSYTRYRKQAEEAKNKPSWWKTYRGYVEKADPDHGEKQRRLLTSPGAEQVDIGLPYYRPCRTKEVKERRQVIKDNKSNVELETASRLRTFKISVDRVQETWEKNTGPFHIQRLAEHYGVFRDLFPKAYFLPQVSLRVCYGQDDSGRVYYGNRLTPTEAASAPQISFDAEEGSLWTLMLTCPDEHLLDNEAEYIHWLVGNITGGAVQAGEELCHYLAPFPPRGTGFHRYIYVLFKQEGPINFQEDVRPSPCHSLADRTFKTEIFYRRHQDNITPAGLAFFQCQWDESVTNTFHNTLNMREPVFEFIRPPVYHPPQVKYPHKQPLRYLDRYRDGKEHTYGIY from the exons ATGGCGCTGCGCACAATTTGCACCACTGCCTTGCGAACTGGGACAGATTTAGGGGTCAACAATGCGAGGACGTTTGTCACAACAG CTTTCCTGTGCAAGAGGACGCCTCCTCTGGGTCCAATGCCAAATGAGGGGATTGATGCTAAAAAGCTGGATTCATTAGAGAAGTATCGCAGCTACACACGTTACCGCAAACAAGCTGAGGAGGCAAAGAACAAACCCAGCTGGTGGAAGACTTACAGGGGCTATGTGGAAAAAGCTGATCCTGATCACggtgagaaacagaggaggcTGTTGACTTCCCCTG GTGCAGAGCAAGTGGACATTGGACTACCGTACTATCGACCCTGCAGGACCAAagaagtgaaggagagaaggcAGGTGATCAAGGACAAcaagagcaatgttgagctggAGACCGCGTCACGTTTGCGCACTT TTAAGATCTCTGTGGATCGAGTGCAGGAAACCTGGGAGAAGAACACTGGTCCGTTTCATATTCAGAGACTGGCAGAGCACTATGGAGTCTTCAGAGATCTCTTTCCCAAGGCCTATTTTCTACCTCAGGTGTCACTCCGTGTCTGTTACGGCCAGGACGACAGTGGTCGAGTGTATTATGGGAATCGGCTGACACCAACTGAA GCAGCATCTGCCCCTCAGATCAGCTTTGATGCAGAGGAGGGCTCCCTGTGGACCCTCATGCTCACCTGTCCAG ATGAGCATCTTCTGGACAATGAGGCAGAATACATCCACTGGCTGGT GGGGAACATAACAGGCGGAGCAGTGCAGGCTGGAGAGGAGCTGTGTCACTACCTGGCCCCCTTCCCTCCCAGAGGAACAGGCTTCCACCGCTACATTTATGTCCTCTTCAAGCAGGAGGGGCCCATCAACTTCCAGGAGGATGTCAGGCCGTCGCCATG CCATTCTCTGGCGGATCGTACATTTAAGACGGAGATTTTCTACAGGAGGCACCAGGACAACATAACGCCTGCAGGCCTGGCTTTCTTCCAGTGCCAGTGGGATGAATCTGTCACGAACACTTTTCACAACACACTGA ACATGAGGGAGCCGGTGTTCGAGTTCATCCGGCCTCCAGTGTACCATCCTCCACAGGTCAAATACCCTCATAAACAGCCCCTGCGCTACCTGGACAGATACAGAGATGGAAAGGAGCACACCTATGGAATCTACTGA
- the mrpl38 gene encoding 39S ribosomal protein L38, mitochondrial isoform X2: protein MALRTICTTALRTGTDLGVNNARTFVTTAFLCKRTPPLGPMPNEGIDAKKLDSLEKYRSYTRYRKQAEEAKNKPSWWKTYRGYVEKADPDHGAEQVDIGLPYYRPCRTKEVKERRQVIKDNKSNVELETASRLRTFKISVDRVQETWEKNTGPFHIQRLAEHYGVFRDLFPKAYFLPQVSLRVCYGQDDSGRVYYGNRLTPTEAASAPQISFDAEEGSLWTLMLTCPDEHLLDNEAEYIHWLVGNITGGAVQAGEELCHYLAPFPPRGTGFHRYIYVLFKQEGPINFQEDVRPSPCHSLADRTFKTEIFYRRHQDNITPAGLAFFQCQWDESVTNTFHNTLNMREPVFEFIRPPVYHPPQVKYPHKQPLRYLDRYRDGKEHTYGIY, encoded by the exons ATGGCGCTGCGCACAATTTGCACCACTGCCTTGCGAACTGGGACAGATTTAGGGGTCAACAATGCGAGGACGTTTGTCACAACAG CTTTCCTGTGCAAGAGGACGCCTCCTCTGGGTCCAATGCCAAATGAGGGGATTGATGCTAAAAAGCTGGATTCATTAGAGAAGTATCGCAGCTACACACGTTACCGCAAACAAGCTGAGGAGGCAAAGAACAAACCCAGCTGGTGGAAGACTTACAGGGGCTATGTGGAAAAAGCTGATCCTGATCACg GTGCAGAGCAAGTGGACATTGGACTACCGTACTATCGACCCTGCAGGACCAAagaagtgaaggagagaaggcAGGTGATCAAGGACAAcaagagcaatgttgagctggAGACCGCGTCACGTTTGCGCACTT TTAAGATCTCTGTGGATCGAGTGCAGGAAACCTGGGAGAAGAACACTGGTCCGTTTCATATTCAGAGACTGGCAGAGCACTATGGAGTCTTCAGAGATCTCTTTCCCAAGGCCTATTTTCTACCTCAGGTGTCACTCCGTGTCTGTTACGGCCAGGACGACAGTGGTCGAGTGTATTATGGGAATCGGCTGACACCAACTGAA GCAGCATCTGCCCCTCAGATCAGCTTTGATGCAGAGGAGGGCTCCCTGTGGACCCTCATGCTCACCTGTCCAG ATGAGCATCTTCTGGACAATGAGGCAGAATACATCCACTGGCTGGT GGGGAACATAACAGGCGGAGCAGTGCAGGCTGGAGAGGAGCTGTGTCACTACCTGGCCCCCTTCCCTCCCAGAGGAACAGGCTTCCACCGCTACATTTATGTCCTCTTCAAGCAGGAGGGGCCCATCAACTTCCAGGAGGATGTCAGGCCGTCGCCATG CCATTCTCTGGCGGATCGTACATTTAAGACGGAGATTTTCTACAGGAGGCACCAGGACAACATAACGCCTGCAGGCCTGGCTTTCTTCCAGTGCCAGTGGGATGAATCTGTCACGAACACTTTTCACAACACACTGA ACATGAGGGAGCCGGTGTTCGAGTTCATCCGGCCTCCAGTGTACCATCCTCCACAGGTCAAATACCCTCATAAACAGCCCCTGCGCTACCTGGACAGATACAGAGATGGAAAGGAGCACACCTATGGAATCTACTGA